The DNA segment aacccaggtctctggcgctgtgaggcagcagtgctaaccactgtgccaccgtgctgcccaaattttgtggaataacaaaagaaaagaatattccacagaaagtagaattgcttgttctgaatttctaccctgcactaatgacctttgtaatctctttttacagagcacagtagcgcctcgacatacgaacaaACCCGTTCAtgtacaaatcggtttacgaaccaggattgtacgtaaaactttgcttcaacgtacgtacgaaattGAAGGTACGAAcacaaaagctctcgggccccgcgtgatctcattcagttcgtcttggcgtgtgcgctgtgaacagccgtccaaccattcttacgctatccgaacaatgggaaaagttGATTAAGttgtaagtcgaggcgctactgtatttgaaaatctgaagacggaagtttcaacatcaacagatgaagggcttaagcccgaaatgttgactctcctacttCTCAGATgcagcctcacctgctgtgcttttccagcgccacacttttcaatactgactctccagtgtctgcagtcctcactttgacgtcaatgtctgacagtcactcaatccatcgggaccgtAACGGTTTtcatctatgattctgtgagaaggagcaaagctttttggttcctgtctaagtacgttttcagcatcagtgggactggatgagagaccctaccattgcagcgcactgagtgtggagcctaAAATAACTAtacggcctggaaagaggaattcacagcAGGGAGTGGCTCCATacttcggccatggagaaacctgacAAAACCCACCTCTTGGAGAGAccgtgggaaaggcttccgtttccCATCTtccctggagattcatcggcgtAGTCACACTGGgcagaggccgttcacctgcccaGTCTGTGGGGAGGCCTTCAGATATTTCTCctctctgctgaggcaccagcggatccacacgggggagaggccattcagctgccccgagtgcaggaaggccttcagcgattcctccgccctgcggagccaccagcgggtccacacaggggagaggcccattccctgccccaagtgtgggaaggccttcaccagCTCCTCCCAACTCcggaggcaccagcgagttcacgtaccatcgcagggggattgaaggagtgaagGCTGAAAGTCCAGTGAATAATGACAATCAGCCCAGCTCCCGGgactcccgggtttgaatcccgctgCAGCAGATGGCGTTatacagggtatgggttgaagttgctgagtgaggcaatgcttctgtcacgggatccattacttcttcatgaaaagactcgattcctctgtggatttttacctgattatattatattgtagcaACAAAGatgctattaactctttattgtattttagcctagcaacaattaagtataactatgactacgtggcagctgcttttttatcagctacttattgttttctcagctaattagtgtttaacgcgaccttgaaacaatgctgaccgaggcacagtttgagattccagttctttaaacaaatgatgtaattgcttaacttagactgtaaaggataaaaagcagagctaaaacagacagaactcactcttgtcttgaaacacagacaatgagtcacctaaCCATCTCGGCTAACTGcagatcctctgaaccaccaggcttgcagaaagacacatttgtgcaaaatatagACCGATTGGAAGAAACATACTGACAGCTAAGAGCTTGCTGagatacgcctgcctaaaagattcttgGTTGAGACACTGCAATCTAGCCTGAAAAAAgctacaatctgaaccaactagctgaaacacgctagtctaagaagatcccatttgggacactcagttattaagctctgcttttatcctagctatcttttaagaacattcaaaaacatccgattgtgagtattcaacttattatagtgataaatttcgattatattttacaccacacacttcgttttcgccgaacctttatttgataagatatgtttacctttgtgttggtatgttaagtctagaacttagctgagaaggcattaggattgacttaaagtgaatccctctcactcctaggtgaaaggataaactgaagggacctagagacctgcgataaacccagccgagtttgtaactatcaggaccatacagtcaatagggaccactggtaagcttgacaggtaacggcctcaggtatatgcccgagttactgtagtttaatccggtagtaacccatacctattgaggatatccacctgaataacataacacttcctccgggttacggctgtaccaaggatccaattagaAAGGGACATCTCGGTGCGGACCAATAGTGAAGACAGTGAGGTTGGGTGGGCGTATACGCGTGAGTGAGTGTGCTTTatcttgagctgtttaaaaagcagctactttttctctgcctttttgctgagggggatttgaagctttaacaaagttgggtcacaataaaggtgAAGTGAACTTAACGccgagctcagactctcattgaaggcTTTGAACTCCGAGAGGTTTTGGTTTTAAAGCTACTCATttcttcagcctcctgcactaagcttCCCATGTCGCTGATCAGTTGGATCTGTGAATGAGCAGCCAGTATCATTTGAAATTGTAAATGTTTCAGGAGTGCAGAGTGTGAGAATTCTATTCGAGAGGGTTGAGtaaaaatttaccaggatgttgccaagactggagggagggtttgagttatcaggagaagctgggactttattcactggagcacaggaaatTAAGGGGTGCcatcattgagattgataaaatcatggggaGTGGAGGTAAGGGCTCTTCCTTAGCGTAGGGGAgctcaagactagggggcacatttctttaaagtgagaggagagagatttaaaaggaacctgagcgGCAAGGTTTTGACAGAAGGCAGTTTACACGTGGAATGAAGTTGGAtgaggatgtggtagatgcagatgaagttacaaattttaaatgacatttggatgagtacataaatagaaaggtttagagggacatgggccaaacgcagacaaATGGGATCTTATTGAAGTGGCCTTATTGAAaccagtagaattctgaaaggggcttgacaggattgaTGCAGATAAAATGCTCCTTTGTGGGGTGAGTCATAGAATGTGaaccatgtggaagcaggccattcagcccatctattccATGCTAGCCTTTCAAAGAGCATCTCGCCCACATCCATCCCATGGCCCATCAACCCTAAATTGCACATCAAgggtcactatgggtaatttaccacagccaatccacccgaacctttACACCCTAATCTataattaccttctcaaaaatgtcatttaaatgtagaGTTTTTCTCTAAGCAAAAcgtcagtctgactcaacattcgGGTGCAGACAGAATTCACACTTATTGTCAGAAAAGCTGTGCATTTGAATgacattcttgagaaggtaacAAAAAACAAGTTCTGGGATTGACATGCAAAAAAACAGAAACCCATTCtaaaggtgaaagatttaatctaaaattgtcTGATGTGTCACATTTCCATGACACTAGAATCCTTTCGATATAAATTGTGATCATGATCTcattctccacagccacctgatgaaggagcggcgctccgaagctagtgcttccaaacaaaccaggattatagcctggtgttgtgcgattttttaactttgtccatgggaTACACATGAGTTGTGGGACTGGTAACAGTTCTTATTTTGTGATCTATTCCAAGTGAAATTTCTCCTCTGCGCAGGCACGggtgaacagtttgttttttgtgCTTTGCGCAAGATCGGGCTAGCAGCTTTTAAATCCTTATGTTAAGCAGTCGAAGTAAACTGTCGATCAGCAACTGTATTCCGAGAGTGGTACTTCCAGCTCTGGTAATCCTGTtgcatcagagagagggagaggaagtcACATCTAAAGAGCAGACTGAAAAGTTATTTCACTTGTTGAGTCAGTTCCTCCCTCAGATGAGACTGGATATTGCTTTTAATTGATCATAATTAAATGCTACAATGGAACACCTTAAATTCGAGGAGGTTTGAAAGGGCAAACGAAACAGTTTCTTTGAAAAGAGATATTGTTCCATTTCTAATCTTGGGTGACCCATGAGACATTTTTACTGAGAGCGCCATAATCATCTTCCTGCTGGATTTTTTTCAGGGCAAACAATTTCTGGTGAGAGAAATTCTGCATCCTGGGAAGGCGGGGAAATTAAAAAATACAGGGTGTTAAAAGCATTTTAACTGAGGGTCCACGAGCTTTCGTGGGAGTAGTGCATTTGCCAAAAACATTTCGACAGAATTCCTCCGAACTGTTGGACTGAAAGTAGTTTCCCCACTGAACGTTAAACAGGCATTGAGAACGTTGCGCATTATAGTGTGTTCCTGAGGACCGGAGGAGGATTGAACTTGCCAACGTCAACCACACTTTGCAGAGAGATGGAAAGAGGTTGATGGAAGTCAACAATTGTCAGATTATTTCATGAAAATAACAGCTGGTATAGGGAACACCTAGAAAAGGGGCGTGAGTAATGAgtacacagaaacaaactcttcagtccaggccagccagatatcctaaattaatctagtgacccatttgccagcatttggccatatccctctgaatgcttcctattcatatccccatccagatgtatGGTTTTCTTTGGAGAATACTTGGGTGAGAGCTAAGATATGCTATTACTCAGCCTTTTCCCACTGAGCTTGACCTTTCCTTCATGTTAATTGGAGCTGGAGAGCCTGAAAGCTGAAAAGGatttcctggggaaaaaaaacttttcctttcagtcgctacaagtcaataatttatagaatccctgcagtgtgggaagaggcctttcggaccaaccagtccaaccaactctccgaagagcaacccattcagacccattcccctatgacTCTACACTTActtctgagtaatgcacctaacctacacatccctgattacaatggggaattcacctaacctgcacatctttggatcgtgggagtaAAACCCACGTCCCTTGAGCCcagcattaaaataaatggaaaacgGCAGTGGCAAAAGAGAGCGCCGTACTCTCAGAAGtgggacaaaggagggaagttgCAGTCCGGCGTGAAGGTGAATCTTCATTCAGAGGCAGAGAATCAGCAGCAGGTTCAGAAACTCATGGTGCACCTTCCGCATTCAAACACCATGAGGggttctgattggcaggaggaccggtCTTCTTCTGGTCCTCCTTGGCATTCTATTGGTTCGTCAAAAGTAGTTCGCGCGCCTTTTCGGCGGACAGCAAGAAGCATGCGCAGTGATTTGCTGACACCAGCAAATATACGTTATGCCTTACTGACACCGAGgagcatgcgcagtatgctctgcGGAGATGCCGTTATTACTGACGTTTTTAAGCATCCAAATGCAAATCGGGAAAAAAAGGATAGAATCACATTTTTTCCTGTGGCTTAagattttattccttttgcattctgtctggctgttccatacatgtaccaccctctgtgtgaaaagactgccccataggtctcttttatatctttcccctctcacccgaaaccacatcattccagatgaagggcttgtgcccgataGGTCaactttcctactccttggatgctgcctgacctgctgtgcttttccagcactgcactttttgactctgatctccagcattagcagtcctcactttctccacttcccaatatatcaccatttaaacaacacacctcatttctgctttttttttcccacagcaaAGACTATAACTTCACACTGTGGTACTGCACTTGCCAGGTGTTTGAGGCACAGACCTGGACCAGCTTTTCCAGAGTCTGGCCTCTTtctggattcactccctttcttttcagttgctgcaagtcaacaattggatcccagcaagaaaataaaagaaatagaaaagggagtgagagaagagagtgctgatggacagaggaaggaaattACAGTCTTGGATGAATCTCAAACTTCATTCAAAAgagggaggagcagcagcagcttcagaagctcatggATCAAGATTgaagtcgtgctggaaaagcacagctggtcaggcagcatccgaggagcaggaaaatcgacgtctcGGATTCAGACAATAGGGCTGCTCTGAATGGTAGGAGGACCAGACTCCCTCCGGTGTTCCAGTGCTCCTCATTGGTCTGGCCGCTAAtactattcttcctattacagggcgaCCACAGGTGTACTCAGGACTCCagaaaaatggcctcaccaacatcctgtacaacctcaacataaaacaaagaaaatttacaacccagcaATAGGCCCtacagccctccaaacctgagctgatccaaatcccctgtctaaacctatcgcacAATTCCTGAATCTGTATCCATCTGCTCTCCAatgactcatgcatctgtccagatgcaccttaaatgaatctaccgtccctgcctctactacctctgctggcaatgcattccagacacttatCACCGTCTGAATAATGtactttctgtgtgcatctccaacatgatgtcccaacacctgtactcagcatgtgaacagtgaaggcaagcgtgctgaacaccttcttcaccccaCTGATCTACCAGTGATGTAACTGCCacgaacaatgaacctgaacacctccaggtctttgttccacaacacgactcgggccctaccattacctgttcaagtcttgccctcctttattttagcaaaatgcaacccctcactGATATCCGtacccctctcatacacacacgcgctctctcagacatacacatacaccaccctctcaacacacacaccctctcgcaagttcatactccatcacaatctcactttatcaagcaggcacacatgctctcacacacacttccctgatgaagggcgtttccCCGGAatgtcaatcttcctgctccttggatgctgcctgacttgctgcagtaCCACACACTCAATCCTAAACctattaccctctagttctggactgccccatccaaaggaaaatatcacatctatttaccctatccatgcccttcatgatgatataaaagcatataaggtcactcctcagactctggcaagctgcggaaaacagtcccaacctgaacttctgtctctcctcacccgggtaaccaagacacatacctgaggtggtaaagtctgctccctctctggattcactccagttgctacaagtgagcctgctccatcattcattaagatcatggttgatctatccatcgtctcatctccttctccctgcactgccccaaggaaccccttaattcccctaccaggccaaatcccatccaactgtgtcttgaatatacttaatgaagctgcctctattgcttccttGGCCAGAGTATTCCAtagattttgatgaagggcttttgcccgaaacatcaatcttCCTGtgctctggatgctgcctgacctgctgtgcttttccagcaccacatctaaTCTAGAttattccatagattcacgaccctctgggaaaagcagttcctcatctctgtctgaaagctaCTCCCTGTAACCTGGAGGCCTAGtgtcacccaccagcagaaatgacCGGACAAGGTAGGACTTCATCCCTACAGtgcaatgacattgggaagatgtttccatcggtaggagagacgaggaccagaggacacagctttaagaatAAAGTGAAAACCTTCAGGAACAGAGATAAACGATGTCTCCTTTTCTGCTGACAGCGAGGAGCATGGACAATGTATTGGTGACATGAGCGAGCATGTGCACTGTTGTTCACACTGAGGAGCAGTCGCAATGTGCTCTGTGGCGATGCTGTGTTCTCGACAGATGTTAAGTGTTCAAATGCCAAGAGGAGAAATAAAGGGTCGAgccacagttttttttcccctatgaGGCTCAACATTTTATagctggctgctcaactttttttaaaatgtcttttccccagagtaggggtgaggttcacaactacagggcataggttttgggtgagagcagaaggatagaaaaggtagcgcaggggcaacttttccatgcagaggatggtgcatgtatgaaatgagctgcgagaggaagcagtggaggctggtataactacaacatttaaaaggcatctggataggtatatgaatatatagggttcagagggatatgagccaagtgctggcaaatgggactacattaatttaggatatctggttggcatgggcaggttgcaccatgggcagcacggtggcacagtggttagcactgctgcctcacagcacctgagacccgggttcaattcccgactcaggtgactgactgtgtggagtttgcacgttctccccgtgtctgcgtgggtttcctcccacagtcaggtgaattggccatgctaaattgccctagtgttaggtaaggggtaaatgtaggggtatgggtgggtttcgcttcggcgggtcggtgtggacttgttgggccgaagggcctgtttccacactaagtctaatctaatctaaaagcgaATGTGTTCCCAtactgtacaactctgtgactctgaaTAATAAAAAAGTATATAGTTTGGTTTTTGAAAATATCTCCATGTTAAACGGGCTTAGTTCACCACatactttactaaccattctcaacaggtcctgccccttcaatgactgaggaacatgtacatgctggtgcatagtatccttcactagtatttacacactaccctcagcaattgcacaagtaacagcaaagagtaaacagcacaaggattaaacaacacagtgaggggtaaacagcacaaggattaaacacacagtgaggggtaaacagcacaaggattaaaaacacagtgaggggtaaacagcacaagcgccagtaaaagcagatggaaagtgagtgtaaaatttgactatgacaggacaggccccacattccttccctccgtcccccccacaacctgcctcacctttcacctcccgggcccagtaccttccaggtggccccatagttgacacaggggccgccccacgaccagtagaactccaccacccaggcgcccgaccagttcccaagcaggtccttaaccccatccgcctccagaatgttcaccggctcctggctgctgtacagccggccgatgtggccgtgacacagcagctgcgccaggaaggcggcggccAGTGCCgggtgtctgccccgggccgcacggcgccattttcctaacggccgccctcccgccgcttcctcgctcgagcgacttctcctcccaaccgccttcgccccgcgtgacgtctgcacgggggatgggcggggccgggggagcctcaccgtcaccaagcaacagccacctcgcgctacaactgctcattcacaaaaacaaactctcctgtctcgctctgcagctgcaggggggggacactgccacgtttcgaggagccctgtctacattgggaaagctcaccgctccatttaaacacatattcccacatcccacttgcctgcatttggcccatttccctctaaacctttctattcatgcacccatccaaatgctgtttcaatgttgtcactgtacctgcatcgaccacatcctcagcaagttcattccacatgcaactcaccctctttcaaaatgttgcccctccggtTCCTTTTAATTCTCTCTcctcacattaaaaaaaatgccccccGAGTTTTGAGTTCCCTACGCTAAGCAAGAGCCAttttctattcaccttacctccacttctcatgattttatcaatctcaatgaggtcaactcccccacccaacctcctgtgctccagtgaataaagtcccagcctctccttataactcaaaccctccagtccttacaacatcctgttaaatctttattaaaccctctctaatagtattcttccaattacagggccaccagaactgtactcagtactctgaaagtggcctcaccaacatcctggggtaaaaagtgaggtctgcagatgctggagatcacagttgaaaatgtgttgctggttaaagcacagcaggttaggcagcatccaagaataggaaattcgacgtttcgggcataagcccttcatcaggaatgaggagagggtgccaggcaggctaagataaaaggtagggaggagggacttgggggaggggcaatggagatgtgataggtggaaggaggtcaaggtgagggtgataggccggagtggggtgggggcggagaggttaggaaggtcaaattcacctggactgtctcagactcctccctccccttcctagacctttccatttctatctcaggcgactgactcaacacagacatctactataaaccgactgactcccacagctatctggactacacctcctcccaccctgccccctgtaaaaactccatcccatattcccaattccttcgtctccaccgcatctgctcccaggaggaccagttccaacaccgcacagcccagatggcctccttcttcaaggaccgcagattccccccaaacgtgatcgacgatgccctccaccgcatctcctccacttcctgctcctccgcccttgagccccactcctccaaccgccaccaagacagaaccccactggttctcacctaccaccccaccaacctccgtatacagcgtatcatccgccgtcatttccgccacctccaaacgcaccccaccaccagggatatatttccctcccctcccctatcagcgttccgcaaggaccactcccttcgtgactccctcatcaggtccacaccccccaccaacccaacctccactccc comes from the Hemiscyllium ocellatum isolate sHemOce1 unplaced genomic scaffold, sHemOce1.pat.X.cur. scaffold_2738_pat_ctg1, whole genome shotgun sequence genome and includes:
- the LOC132812467 gene encoding zinc finger protein 664-like — encoded protein: NNYTAWKEEFTAGSGSILRPWRNLTKPTSWRDRGKGFRFPSSLEIHRRSHTGQRPFTCPVCGEAFRYFSSLLRHQRIHTGERPFSCPECRKAFSDSSALRSHQRVHTGERPIPCPKCGKAFTSSSQLRRHQRVHVPSQGD